From Lucilia cuprina isolate Lc7/37 chromosome 4, ASM2204524v1, whole genome shotgun sequence:
attacaaaacatttatacgaaaaaaatttaattgtcttatttaaatgtcaaataaaatataaaaacaaaattcgtaCTACAATTAAATCAAGCAATGATtaattttttccaaagaaagtacaacaaaaaaattttttattcaaataaacaaaaattggcGCGTGTTGTTCTAACtgttgagtttttgtttttaaatgatgATAAAAACGTCATTAACCGAAACTGAAACCAAAGCCAGAATGCCagacaaataaaaacataattatttattaattaatacatACAGTTCATAAATTTACTTAATCATATTATGCTGCCAAACATTTGAATGTttaatacaacatttttttatttagtgaaAGATCATAAGGCGCAAATACATGTGCGTGTTTACTgttttactgaaaaaatttttgctattaattcttatttcttaatttaaatcttttttaaaattaaattagttgtttaaaaaagtgttttatttcaaatggAATTGCtcgaaaaatatgttttttttaataactaggaaataataaaaaaatctatataaaaacttataagTATGCAAATTAacttatttgtataataaataattaaataatacttaattagctcacatttatttttaataaaaaaaataatctttattgtttaattattgtctaaaaacatatgttttaaaaagcattcataatttattatattaaggGCATGTTTGGGtttaataacttaattttagattaaaaataaaaaagaacaatttataATTCTGATGAATGGCTATTGTCTTAATAGTATTGAAGCAATATTTTGatcaaattatttaagttttttaaatttatttttaaagattatatTTTCACTATGAGCTAATTTTTTTCAGGGTAGGATCAATAATGAACGGATTCTCAATTAATTTGacagataaaatttattttatataaaacttgttgaTTTCAATTGGCATGTTATcagttttaatgtatttttcagATGGATCTTATATCGGCATGTAAGGTTAACTACAGCCTAATCCTCGTAAAATATCGCAGAGATATTTCAGTTCCTATAATAGTAGTTTAtggatattaaatttattttttggaagGGATTCTACATTTCCAATTCCAAACGAActgcaaaaatatttgttctaaattttagctttttatcgtgatttcaacaagCAGACAGATAGACAGGATAATAAGGATCCATAATATTCACAAATACTATGGGTCTTAGACCAACAtcttgatgtgttacaaacggaatatgaaaatcaatataaatattatcgTTTTAAAGGATTCATGGGGGTAACGATCTATGGGGATAGAGTTTATCATGAACCGGTTCTGATGAAATCTGGTAAACTTGTTTATGATGGACTTCTATTTGAATTTTTCTGTAATATTCTGAAGAAGAACTAGCTATCCACACTTAAGCCCTACTGTGATTTCAGTCAGACTTGGTATAACAAACGTAATGATAATATCAATATGTACCCGGCAAAAACTCTTGATAGCTTTTACTTgcataacttactaactaccaCTTCCTtacttaataaaacttttttttattatagacaTGTTCTATGCgattttttgcttctttttaaaatattgtcattttctgaagaggaacTTGGTCTTTTAGCTACCTACACTTGAGACCGACTTGGCAAGAACGCCTTAAACTCCAAAAATAACTCCACATTTGTGTAACAAAAGTAGTGATAATATCAATATGTACTCAGCAAACACTGTTCATTGatttgtacttacataaccaaTAACTTTTCAATGACTTTCACTTACCGCCTACATTACATTTAAGTATTCTTATAATGACTTACGTTAGTAATTTGTAAGACATCGAATAAACAAACAAGGTGCTCAGGATCGTATTGTAAGCAAAaacgtttttgttttctaaacaaaacaactttctaACTCCTTATTTGCAAGCACTTatataagtagttttttttaacgtGCTTGTTAAGCACTTGCCTTTAATGACAGcacagtgttaaaataatgagttaaaatgcttaaaaatatgTAGTAAGGAGCgtctttttttagctttttaactcattacgtTTTATTGTAAGATTTTATTGCTTACATGTATATGCACCCAAAAGAAGAGAAACAACAATTTTCTGagtattgttttaaaatcgaccaaaacattataaattaattgaaatgaaaaaaaaatagtttccgaatatacaacaaaaatctaGGTCACTTTGTGGTAGTGACTggattttacacaaaaaagtttCTACCACTCTATACTTACTAGCCTAtaaatttatactaaatatagtacatttattaatttcttaacttAATAACAACCAGCTTCTTCTTGATTTAagccataaaaatattttaaataaaacttgttttggGATGAATATTGAATATCTGGCtgctgtttgttattgttttaattgtttttttcttaattcttttaACATTCTCCTCATCATTATCGAGTTACTGTTgtgatatttgttgttgtttttgtttgttttttttttttcttatttttgtgtttaaaacaaaacatattattgagaaaatgtgaataaaacaactacaaaaaaaaaaacatctgtccaaattttagttattgattttgttgttattgtttgtttagcATCTGTTACCAAAAggggaatacaaaaaaaatattaaaaaaaacttattaatgtAGGCTGTGTGGGATCATGTGATGCCCTACAACGATCTTTCTTTCGAAATCACAGTAGAGCCCATACGAGGTGATTTAGAAGTCTTAAAAAAAGATAGAGTGTATATTGACTTATCACACCGTCAGTAACACGTCGAGATAGTCGCCTAAgacctataaaatatatattcgggatccttattagattctgagCCATGTCCGTACATCTGTTTGTAAAAATCACGGTATGGACCACACGGGAGAAGCCAGAcagttaaatttttgcaaaaatgttctCCATTGATAAGCTTTGTTTGGTCCATGTTTTCGCATGGCACCCATAGAGTGGCCCGGCCGAAAAACTGTTTTAACAGTGATATATGGTTTATAAATACGTATAATAATgtaattctttataaataagtaCGTAAATCCCTTCTCCAAATTTTATGATGATCGGTCCCTCATTGACCCTATCCCTCATTATTGACCCTAGCCTCATATTACATTAATACTTAGTACTGCCTCAGAAATGAGCGTTCagagatgaaattcgacataaacaagttttgtaagaACTAAAATCTCTCTTCTAAAATCTGTGAGGATCGGTCAATATTTGACTCTAACCCGCGTATAAAttcctctttagaaaattactttacaactcatttatatcttaaaaatatgaatacaacGAGTTCAATATAAACCAAAATCTTGTTATCAAATTTTCTGAGGGTCGATCAAATGAATTTACTTCTTTCGATAATAACAAAAGCATCGATTCATAAAAATTTGGTAAACACTTAATAAATGAGGAAAATTTAGTAATAACTCCGATCCAAAATTTCTTACTTCCATAAACAGCATATTACACTTCTCACTGaaatggtgtagggtgtaaaaacaaaaataccagTAAAACTGCAAAACACTGTAGCAacgtataatattatttttttttactttattaaatcTCTTGTATATTAGGTTTAGTAATTGGATTCGAGTTATATTTATTAAAGCTGTTAGCATTTGCTTCTTGAGAATATAGTATAATTCTCGTACTGAATTTTTGAATGTGACATTACAagacaaaaaagcttttatacaagAACTTCTTTTTGTACCAAAATATTGTATAAGTAGTCGAAAAAgtttgacatttcatttaagaaataatttacaattaagtatataaaaaatcaagttCATAAAGTTCGGAATATATAGTTCCGATAACCAAAATATTGTATAAGTAGTCGAAAAAGTTTGACATTTCGTTTAACAAATAGTTAACAATTAAGTATATCAAAAAATCAAGTTCATAAAGTTCGGAATATATAGTTCCGATACTTATTATATACttattatatttaacataaacaaagtattaacaaaatcaagaaaaaaaaataaatgaataaccTTACGCAAAGtagaaacttaatttttttatattgaccCACCTATAAAATACTACTTTTAGATAGTCTGTCCCAGTAgtcaaatttataatgaaagaCGTGATCGAGCACCCTATATAGAGTCTAATGAACATAATCCACAATATCTGGGAGATGCAGTTGGACCGTTAGGGAGTCGATTTAGAAAACCGCCCTCCCATAAAGATAATCATGCCAGCTATCGAAGTCATGAACAATTCGCCGCCTCACCGCCAGTTGGACATGGCTACAACCCCACACATAATAATGAACAGCAGCATTCCAGCACAGATTCTATAGTCGATAAAAATATACGTAGTGTATTTACGACAAATTTTGGACctggtttatatttatttaaagtaagtCTTAGTTAGTCCCTTTTAAAGGGTTTCAAGAAACTATTCGAATACAAATGCATGCTAGTGTCAAGTATTagaatttatacataaatatgtatttaatttttatagaatacagCACCATTTGTCAATCAAACTCATTTTAATTCATATGCTGATCAAATGATTGGCGATCAACCCGATCCATATACACCACAATCATCAGCCTCATCTAGCGATAAGGAGTTCTTTAAGGTTCAAAGAAGTCCAAATGGAAAAttgagtcttgtctataatgaagattatgtaccaaaagAGGAGAAGAATAACACAAATCATAATACTACTGTTAATCAGAATAGTAGCTGTAAGTATTGTCAATGAAATGGAAAAtcttgttgatgttttttttcgcatttggagtataaacaaaattattaaaactaagaaaaaaataacaattacagCGCATAGTAATGAAAGTTTCGAAAATAGATTTCAAACTCATTTTCCCGGTGGACTTCCTTTGACGAaagtaagtttatttttatgcttgttaaatggaattttttatgttttcttaatgttttagtataaatatttaagctagtgttaatttatttgtacatatgtatattctaaCAGCTATTTGTCCAAATCACAATCGGCGTCGTAGCGTTGTATTATTGTATGTTATAATGTTTTACatttaagtttgttttcaaaataaaaaataacaaaattacgatacaacaatacaatacaaCTGCGCCGATTGTGAGTTCTTCTATTGTAATTTACTGCTTTAACatataataagttttataaattatgtttaatacaataagttttagaaatattattattttagatattttgcttatgtataaaaaatagctAATGGTGTttggtatttttaattttgtccatGTACCgaagattaatttttttataatgaggccgacaatttatgaatttttttatggCCTACTTTATAGTCAAACTTATTGGTGTGCGATTTTTGTATCTGTGGGATGGGCGTCggtaaaatctattttttttNNNNNNNNNNNNNNNNNNNNNNNNNNNNNNNNNNNNNNNNNNNNNNNNNNNNNNNNNNNNNNNNNNNNNNNNNNNNNNNNNNNNNNNNNNNNNNNNNNNNtatagactagactatagactagactatagactagactatagactagactatagactagactatagcctagactatagactagactatagactagactatagactagactatggactagactatagactagactatagactagactataagaaggaaaccaaaaatagtttttttattattattttgttttgtatgttaaaaatttaatttaaaaaaaaaaaaattataacatttcaatacaacgatacgacatcgattgtaaattgtaaaaatatttatatatcttatgaaaaaacaatttaaactatgtaaatattataaatactttataataaatttatatcacaatttactaaaaaaactaacgtaataaaaattttttaacaatttaattcaaACATTATGCGGTCTGGTTTATTTGCACGCTCTGGAGTAAAAATGCACTTACAACATAACAAATTGTATTTTggaacttttattttgtttcagaaagtttttgtttgcataataaatttttaaaattttatcgctAATGGTGTAGCGGCACAAAAAGTAATGCACTTTTATATTGAAGTTATTTCGTTTTCACCTTATATATTTTGGAAGCTAATTTACTAACAGCCTAACAAAATGTGTTAAtgcaaattatataatttaaacaaattaataaattaattattattgaaaCATTTAAGGATAAAATTGAAACCTCACCATCGTCTGTGGATTATACTCGAACTCAAGATAGAagtaagtatatttaaaaaagtgttattatacttaaaaataaaaaaaatatataatggttTAAaggaatgttaaaaaaataaataaacaagtttaaaactaaccaattaagataaaaaactaaacggAAATTAACCCACTAATAAAATGCTAATACAAAGCGAAAGTATACTAATTTACTTAAgtgatttaaacataaattaaaacttGTTATTCATTCTCTTTATTATACTACTACGAGTAGTTCATTTCCCCACCGAAGAACCCGAACCTGAAACTGAAAAAACCGTCGTGAAAAGAAAAGAACTTGTCGATACCAATGACTGTTTGGAAAAGGATGCCATCAATGGCAAACCATTTTGTACTCAGCTACGTAATTATCCCGAGAAGTCACATTTGGAACAGATTATCAAACAGAGATTCTCGAATTTAGAATCATTCTTTGGTGAAGATTTGGTTTTGCCACAAAACATAAGTCAACGCATGAATAACGAACCAAATGAAGAGTTTCTGTGTAAGAGTCGTGTTCGAGTTATTTATCCTCAAGCGGGTGTTGATAGGGAATATAATTGGTTGGTTATAGTAAATATTCCTAAATATAAACAGGGTATACGTATAGAGGAGTGTGTGTAAGTAGAATTCCTAAGAACAAGAGGCTGTCAAGTGTTGGTGTTATCGATAACGATTATGATATTGTGTGAATTAGTATTCAAATACTATTATCACAGTTTGATACTGATATGTAATCTGATTTAACATTTGAGCTAACAGGTCTCCAACTTTGGCAGTCTCCgtcgaaaatattttgtttaagaaatttataaatttatgatattttttaaatttttatcaattttagtAATGAGGGCTCCACCTGTGGCGAAAATACTGGTCTAAGTTTACCCAATCGCTATACCGCTACGTGTAAACAGAGTTACATTTATCGCTCTTTAGTCGCCTATACAAGTGATGATACCGTTATAAAAGAACAGTTTAAAATGCCTTCCTGTTGTAAATGTGTTCTGAGAACTGAGGTCTGACTGGGGTCCTTATAAAAGGTAATGGGGACCTCAGTAGTATGTTgccgttttttttaattcgaacTCAAAATGTGATTTAAGGTAAGTGATGTATTAATTTAGTGAaaccttttatatattttcgtaCTCTTTTTAGAAACCCAAACACTCACAGGATGGATGGCAGGCCAAACTGTCCATTACTTTagatcttaaataaaaaatttagtttaaaataatattttctttgtagAGATTGTTAAATgagtattttaaattgttaaaaaaaaagttatttgtataaatattaaagaaaatttgacaAAATGCTTAGTTGGTATAACTAAtatatttgtaaagaaaagttagatataattaattatatataaaataatatttgttaataataaattctaaGTATAAAACTATGATGTTTCcaattgtaattttataaatttaaattaaattattttaaagaatttcttttagtttatgtattaaacatttagaaaaaaggaattctaattttatgaaaataattaaaacagatTCCTGCAATACTCGATGAAAGTGCGAAAAAAGTCTTTTAACAtgaaatttcagaaatttattaataacgttttaagaaaataaaataagattttaaataagaattgtataaaaattgttaaaaatattttaaatacaattggaATGGTATCTACAGTTAAAAtgttaagttattattttatcagtaaaaatttattttaaacatctcGTTAGACAATCAAATGTCTgacaaacttaattttttacagATCAAGTATCATCACTTGCCATATTGttgatatatatgtatttcCTGTGCGATTTTTcctttaagttaaataaattatattgcaaaattcaattcataaacaaattgttattatataaacggtttataaatcagatctatatttgaaataaaagattcagtttttattattctataacTTAACCTTAGAATGTATAATAAtcctgaaaaatattttgaatttttttcatacattatttggtaatgagtgcTCGTTGAATAGGATTTGTAGCCAATTGTCTAGAGCCTTGGtataataaggaattagttagtggTTCTAACTTAAAACGATATTtacacttaaaaaatatatatattgattttgCATCACTTCAGTTAGAGTcataaaataacttgttaatgAAGCATTGATTAAAAGAAAAGACTAGTAAATATAggaaataactgtaaaaccggTTAAAATCTGGAAAAGTCGGGTATGtacatttgtaaccagttattttttggtcaacgtcgaaaaaaatcaaaagttattCACTCAAAATGAAACCACTTACATTTTGCTCCAATTTTatttgcctacttaccgggtaatttaatgttaattttatattgttactCCTATCAaattgttttcataatttttcaaaaattattcacCTTGACAGGTTTTTTGGAATAGCATACGATCAgggttttataaattatttgagaTTTATTACATGATTAAATCTGTTTTACTTAAGGTTCGTTCAcatctatcaaatatttgacgaaatATACGTAATCACTATAATTGTAGATGCTTTTGGAtcttacataatttttaattgaaaaaaatgttgaaactttaaaaaaagtatttctgaAGTTATTTTACCCAACAAAAAACTAATGACTTTTTAATAACTACTACATGACGTCTCGATAACATAGAAGCAGTATTATAAGGTCTTACTATTAAAAAAGCTATCTAATTCATTGTTCTTTTTGTCGGTGGAACTATAAAAGCTTCATGCGATTTAcaacaaaagctttttctaattacttgtaagcgtttgTAGTAAGTTCATGCCTCcaagtttcatgtttctattaATATCATTAGTTCAAATTctcaaacaaaaaagaagaaataaattcTGAAACTTGGTGGCTTTCAATTTATAATTAGAAGCTCTAATCACTGAGCTATTACTGAACACTTGTTCGAAACAAAGCTCTTATTGTTGTTATGATAAGCatgtaatatatgtatttttttattttctgtgtcATTTGGACACTTTCAGCATTACATATCGACAAAAATGTGGCATGTGTttaatttaagcatttttaaaacatttaatttagttgGAATTTATTCTCATAAATACCATACGATATGAATTATTGATAACAATGgtgaaatgttttaatttttgataaaatataaacCACTTCATTTACCACTGGTAACTAGTTAGTTGGAATGCGGTGATATAACTAGTAAAAGGTGAAAATTTTCGCATGAAAGTTTCTGATGGGTATGtttgataaaataaattgataataataaaaatggtgATTTCCTAGGGGTCACAtcatttttgtcaaatatttgataagtgTGAAAATGTtagtttaattgaaattatttctattatggatacaataatttattttcgaaaatgtgttttgaaattatttgtacTAAAGTGGATTTAAACTGTGCAAGAAAGCTAAGACCATTAATAAGCAATTCCCGTTGCTTGAATGGATTATTTTAATGATACATTGAAACACTGAACATTAAGAAGAGAAACGCTATCAAAAAGTACATAaatctactgtcagtcggtacctaactctatgAATGTATTCGTAGAATTCTCAAatcaacatagttgcaaaaattcagattaaaaaatattgaaaaaaattattacatttacattgttattttaaaagatttttttaaatattttgcaacataatttatctatgttgactttttaatctgcaatattgaaaaaaaataatttattagaaatatttttttcttgtaccatacgaaaatttacaacattgtcttttttcagttttaatttcaacaacaaacatttaatgtcaaaaaaaaaaaataaaaaatatttttttcgtttgcaaaAAATAGATTCTTTTCGGactattaaatgtatttaaattgtgcaaaaaataataaaatataactttaagttatagaaaatactttaaattgctataagccacgaattttcgccacaaagttttgaagttttggGAGAGAGTGACATTTTTACAtgtgtgttggagttacacagaactggTCTGTGAGAAGTGCGTAAccttattgttgtaaaaaaacgtcactgttttatttcttgttgttCAGTgccttgaaaatttaaaaaaatatatttttttcttatttatttaagtatatgtatgtatttaagatataataataaaaaaatagtagatGCTTAACTCTCCAATTTACagctataaataaaact
This genomic window contains:
- the LOC111690181 gene encoding protein spaetzle isoform X1 translates to MAQYLTLLSVLLLIAVFNPIVCPSSQIYNERRDRAPYIESNEHNPQYLGDAVGPLGSRFRKPPSHKDNHASYRSHEQFAASPPVGHGYNPTHNNEQQHSSTDSIVDKNIRSVFTTNFGPGLYLFKNTAPFVNQTHFNSYADQMIGDQPDPYTPQSSASSSDKEFFKVQRSPNGKLSLVYNEDYVPKEEKNNTNHNTTVNQNSSSHSNESFENRFQTHFPGGLPLTKDKIETSPSSVDYTRTQDRIVHFPTEEPEPETEKTVVKRKELVDTNDCLEKDAINGKPFCTQLRNYPEKSHLEQIIKQRFSNLESFFGEDLVLPQNISQRMNNEPNEEFLCKSRVRVIYPQAGVDREYNWLVIVNIPKYKQGIRIEECVNEGSTCGENTGLSLPNRYTATCKQSYIYRSLVAYTSDDTVIKEQFKMPSCCKCVLRTEV
- the LOC111690181 gene encoding protein spaetzle isoform X2, which encodes MAQYLTLLSVLLLIAVFNPIVCPSSQIYNERRDRAPYIESNEHNPQYLGDAVGPLGSRFRKPPSHKDNHASYRSHEQFAASPPVGHGYNPTHNNEQQHSSTDSIVDKNIRSVFTTNFGPGLYLFKNTAPFVNQTHFNSYADQMIGDQPDPYTPQSSASSSDKEFFKVQRSPNGKLSLVYNEDYVPKEEKNNTNHNTTVNQNSSSHSNESFENRFQTHFPGGLPLTKDKIETSPSSVDYTRTQDRIHFPTEEPEPETEKTVVKRKELVDTNDCLEKDAINGKPFCTQLRNYPEKSHLEQIIKQRFSNLESFFGEDLVLPQNISQRMNNEPNEEFLCKSRVRVIYPQAGVDREYNWLVIVNIPKYKQGIRIEECVNEGSTCGENTGLSLPNRYTATCKQSYIYRSLVAYTSDDTVIKEQFKMPSCCKCVLRTEV